In Rhodococcus sp. OK302, one genomic interval encodes:
- a CDS encoding MerR family transcriptional regulator — protein MRIGQLADAAQTTPRTVRHYHRLGLLREADRRANGYREYTMDDVVRLVRIRWLAERGVPLGSIAALFSADELDEGMSDTVADLRALIGSVEAEQAKLARRHGGLTAMLADAENGRPISALPAEVARALTHAIDTAQSTAVHVALERERDLLEVLAMTGNLPEEFLLSYTSAIADDKARPIYLALLSDWSNLEGCELDLVEEEIEGLSRRLLDQFDEQAVSNLKADTAGFGSQMPVLLEDVIPDPAQREEVLRVQRALLARMTVTGDRK, from the coding sequence ATGCGTATAGGTCAGCTTGCCGATGCTGCACAGACCACACCGAGAACCGTGCGGCACTACCACCGACTCGGGCTACTGCGAGAAGCGGATCGACGTGCGAACGGGTACCGCGAGTACACGATGGACGACGTCGTACGTCTGGTTCGAATCCGGTGGCTGGCTGAGCGCGGGGTGCCGCTGGGCTCGATAGCGGCACTGTTTTCCGCCGATGAGTTGGACGAAGGTATGAGCGATACCGTTGCCGACCTGCGTGCATTGATCGGGTCGGTGGAAGCTGAACAGGCGAAGTTGGCGCGGCGCCACGGCGGGCTCACTGCGATGCTCGCCGATGCGGAGAACGGCCGACCCATTTCCGCGTTGCCCGCAGAGGTTGCGCGTGCTCTCACACATGCAATCGACACTGCCCAGTCAACCGCGGTTCATGTTGCGCTCGAACGTGAACGAGACCTCCTGGAAGTGCTGGCAATGACCGGCAACCTTCCCGAGGAATTTCTGCTGTCCTACACGTCGGCAATTGCGGACGACAAGGCGCGACCGATTTATCTTGCGCTCCTGTCCGATTGGTCGAATCTGGAAGGGTGCGAATTGGATTTGGTCGAGGAGGAAATCGAAGGACTTTCGCGGAGACTTCTCGACCAATTCGATGAACAGGCGGTTTCAAACCTGAAGGCTGATACTGCCGGCTTCGGATCACAGATGCCCGTCTTGCTCGAAGATGTCATTCCCGATCCGGCGCAACGCGAGGAGGTGCTGCGAGTTCAACGCGCTCTTCTCGCGAGAATGACTGTGACGGGAGATCGTAAATGA
- a CDS encoding MerR family transcriptional regulator: MNEWSIQELAKAAGTTSRTLRHYGELGLLEPSRTGTNGYRFYNEHALIRLQRILLLRELGLGLPAIAEILAGERDTTSALLTHLDLLEQERSRIERQIESVTTTLKKTQRGQALMPEEIFDGFDNNQYKDEVIERWGKDAYSRGDTWWRSMTEKDKKSHHSAQQDIAAAFGDAAVRGLGPTDPTVQEITHRQFEWIKIGWQGRTPRADAFIGLGRMYVEDPRFRANYDAHGGGTAELIRDAMEVYAENHLR; encoded by the coding sequence GTGAACGAATGGTCCATCCAAGAGCTCGCGAAGGCCGCGGGAACCACCAGCAGAACCCTTCGCCACTACGGCGAACTCGGACTTCTCGAACCCAGCCGAACCGGCACCAACGGGTACCGCTTCTACAACGAGCACGCACTCATCCGCCTGCAACGGATCCTGCTGCTGCGAGAACTCGGACTGGGGCTACCGGCCATCGCGGAAATCCTTGCCGGTGAAAGAGATACGACAAGCGCGCTGCTTACTCATCTGGACCTGCTCGAGCAAGAGAGATCTCGCATCGAACGCCAGATCGAATCCGTGACAACGACATTGAAAAAAACACAGAGAGGCCAGGCACTCATGCCCGAGGAAATTTTCGACGGTTTCGACAACAACCAATACAAGGACGAGGTGATCGAACGTTGGGGTAAGGACGCGTACAGCCGCGGCGACACATGGTGGCGCTCGATGACCGAGAAAGACAAGAAATCGCACCACAGCGCACAGCAGGACATTGCCGCAGCCTTCGGCGACGCCGCAGTCCGGGGCCTCGGACCCACCGACCCCACTGTTCAAGAGATCACTCATCGACAGTTCGAGTGGATCAAAATCGGTTGGCAGGGAAGAACACCGAGAGCCGACGCATTCATCGGGCTAGGTCGAATGTATGTCGAAGATCCACGGTTCAGAGCCAACTACGACGCTCACGGCGGCGGGACAGCGGAGTTGATCCGCGATGCGATGGAGGTCTACGCCGAGAACCACTTACGCTGA
- a CDS encoding helix-turn-helix transcriptional regulator, giving the protein MTSTTAEAQRLLDLALLRRVRDRIDREYAKPLDVEALARGVNMSAGHLSRQFRLAYGEPPYAYLMTRRIERAMALLRRGDLSVTEVCFEVGCSSLGTFSSRFTELVGVPPSVYRRDAAQTTVGLPSCVSKQVTRPVRNREAPTPESQLS; this is encoded by the coding sequence GTGACCAGCACAACCGCCGAAGCACAACGACTGCTCGATCTCGCGCTGCTGCGCCGCGTTCGTGACCGGATCGACCGTGAGTACGCGAAGCCGCTGGATGTCGAGGCGCTCGCGCGCGGCGTGAACATGTCGGCCGGGCACCTCAGCCGCCAATTCCGTCTTGCCTACGGAGAGCCTCCGTACGCCTATCTGATGACGCGGCGCATCGAGCGCGCGATGGCGTTGCTGCGTCGCGGCGACCTCAGCGTCACGGAGGTCTGTTTCGAGGTCGGTTGCAGCTCGCTCGGTACCTTCAGTAGTCGTTTCACCGAGTTGGTGGGAGTTCCTCCCAGCGTCTATCGACGGGATGCTGCGCAAACGACGGTGGGATTGCCGTCGTGCGTCTCGAAACAGGTGACAAGACCGGTCAGGAATCGAGAAGCGCCGACGCCCGAATCGCAACTATCGTGA
- a CDS encoding helix-turn-helix transcriptional regulator, with product MGTTSTTLRARLIERMQAPAGLTVLDAPQGFGKTELAGLWLSAMGPVPTRPVVWVPAPTERMDRIDYWNNALAVIQDSCVALSGPAEHEDPERAVREYLLSSSIPFVVVFNRIDLVDGVGLGIQLASLLAEVSGLKVIVTLQDRSISDIFDCVAIDEYLSVDDLRYTLEESVALFSSAGIALSSNIVHSICEQLAGVPALMKLASNVVNALPVRLRSHEKIQQRIDQALYVYMKRQTLRESKPTELSNFALTLSVARTVTPEIARLVTGNDDAATLVGRLESVGLLFRMADESPARWYFAPAVREALMRIGDDIGGDSPARLVQLSEHCLESADIAGAVRYALDAQAWSTVAEILDRYWADLLVDHGRLARKALWSMPDHIMSLYPAMQIGRDLLERRLRTQSTGNNTLPSDVSKLRALGGGADALALLNSGTVQIVILRASGEYLRSAGIARKLSHVAAGLSGEQKKDFGVQLPALQLIWGVSHQLVGNFDEAQDVLSIAYRGGLEYGPCFVARHAAGNSALNETLRGNFSEASRWLDEESTHPNVRGWLGPPSHIGAAIARVWVALDALDFRGAASAIEILDSISPAGDLWAFAAYARARWALATRDDFGGLVTLQRAVATNEPPVICPGSIGTAMLAAARVDLLLAAGEGEKALDEVSAFDSPPPIVAISAARAQLLTGNPEQALRVCSEIDWSENHFARVRVEAHLIEAMAHQSVGRQPEASASWASARASIAASGALSALATVPRDLITQLDAQDPDGGVLVAEFLDSEVAEIYPSAIERVTLTSREADVLRELADNLSRADIAQKLFVSPNTLKSHIRSLYQKLGVHSRDEAIAAAHRLSLLS from the coding sequence GTGGGAACAACATCGACGACGCTTCGGGCGCGACTCATCGAGAGGATGCAGGCACCCGCCGGGTTGACGGTGCTCGATGCGCCACAGGGTTTCGGAAAAACCGAACTTGCCGGATTGTGGTTGTCCGCGATGGGTCCGGTGCCGACCCGTCCGGTGGTGTGGGTGCCGGCGCCGACGGAGCGGATGGATCGGATCGACTACTGGAACAACGCGCTCGCCGTAATTCAGGATTCCTGCGTGGCGTTGAGTGGGCCGGCCGAGCATGAAGATCCCGAACGTGCAGTCCGCGAGTACCTTCTATCGTCGAGTATCCCGTTTGTTGTCGTGTTCAACCGAATCGATTTGGTGGACGGGGTCGGCCTCGGAATCCAGCTCGCTTCCTTGCTGGCGGAGGTATCGGGTCTAAAAGTGATTGTGACGCTCCAGGATCGATCGATCAGCGACATTTTTGACTGCGTCGCTATCGACGAGTATCTGTCCGTAGACGATTTGAGGTACACCCTCGAAGAGTCGGTTGCGTTGTTCTCGAGCGCCGGAATCGCACTGTCCTCCAATATTGTTCATTCAATCTGTGAGCAACTCGCAGGCGTACCGGCGTTGATGAAGCTGGCATCGAATGTCGTGAACGCGCTGCCGGTGCGATTGCGTAGTCACGAGAAAATTCAGCAACGCATCGATCAGGCGCTGTATGTGTACATGAAGCGACAGACCCTCCGAGAATCGAAACCGACTGAGCTATCGAACTTTGCGCTGACACTGTCCGTTGCACGGACCGTGACCCCCGAGATAGCTCGGTTGGTCACCGGGAACGACGACGCGGCGACTCTGGTCGGCAGACTCGAATCGGTCGGCCTTCTCTTCCGGATGGCAGACGAGAGTCCGGCGCGGTGGTACTTTGCGCCGGCAGTTCGAGAAGCACTGATGAGGATCGGCGACGATATCGGCGGTGATTCTCCCGCTCGATTGGTTCAGCTCTCCGAGCATTGCCTTGAATCGGCTGACATTGCCGGTGCGGTGCGCTACGCACTCGATGCACAAGCATGGTCGACGGTGGCCGAGATCCTCGATAGGTATTGGGCAGATCTCCTGGTAGATCATGGCAGATTGGCCCGAAAAGCTTTGTGGTCCATGCCTGATCACATCATGTCGTTATATCCCGCCATGCAGATCGGACGCGACCTACTGGAGCGCCGATTGCGTACACAGTCGACAGGCAACAACACATTGCCGTCGGACGTCTCGAAATTGCGAGCTCTGGGCGGCGGTGCGGACGCACTCGCCCTACTGAACAGCGGAACCGTTCAGATCGTGATTCTGCGGGCCTCCGGTGAGTACCTACGCTCTGCCGGGATCGCTCGTAAGCTTTCCCATGTGGCCGCTGGATTGAGCGGCGAGCAGAAAAAGGATTTCGGGGTTCAGCTACCGGCGCTGCAACTGATCTGGGGTGTTTCGCACCAACTGGTCGGCAACTTCGACGAGGCGCAGGACGTGTTGTCGATTGCGTACCGGGGTGGGCTCGAGTACGGCCCGTGCTTTGTGGCACGACATGCGGCCGGAAATTCCGCACTCAACGAAACCTTGCGCGGCAACTTTTCGGAGGCGTCGCGGTGGCTCGACGAAGAAAGTACCCATCCCAATGTTCGGGGATGGCTAGGACCTCCGTCCCATATCGGCGCTGCAATCGCCCGGGTGTGGGTTGCCCTGGACGCGTTGGATTTTCGAGGCGCCGCTTCGGCGATCGAGATTCTCGACAGCATCTCGCCGGCGGGGGATCTCTGGGCATTCGCAGCGTATGCCCGGGCGCGCTGGGCACTGGCAACCCGAGATGATTTCGGGGGACTCGTCACTCTTCAGCGGGCGGTCGCTACCAACGAACCGCCCGTCATCTGCCCCGGTTCGATCGGTACTGCGATGCTCGCCGCAGCACGAGTCGACCTGTTGCTTGCAGCGGGGGAAGGGGAGAAGGCGCTTGACGAGGTCAGTGCCTTCGACAGCCCGCCGCCGATAGTTGCCATATCGGCGGCACGCGCACAGTTGCTGACCGGAAACCCCGAGCAGGCGCTACGTGTGTGCAGTGAAATCGACTGGAGTGAAAACCATTTCGCCAGGGTTCGAGTCGAAGCGCACTTGATCGAAGCAATGGCGCATCAGAGCGTGGGGAGGCAACCGGAGGCGTCCGCTTCGTGGGCGTCGGCTCGCGCCTCGATTGCTGCTTCGGGCGCATTGTCGGCGTTGGCCACGGTTCCGCGGGACCTGATCACGCAACTCGACGCTCAGGATCCTGACGGTGGTGTGCTGGTTGCAGAATTTCTGGATTCCGAAGTGGCCGAGATCTACCCGTCCGCTATCGAACGTGTCACGCTTACAAGTCGCGAAGCAGATGTATTGCGGGAACTGGCCGACAATCTCTCCCGCGCGGACATCGCGCAAAAGTTGTTTGTCTCGCCCAACACTCTGAAGAGCCACATCCGAAGTCTCTACCAAAAGCTCGGGGTTCATTCTCGCGACGAAGCGATTGCCGCTGCCCACCGGCTTTCGCTTCTCAGTTGA
- a CDS encoding MarR family winged helix-turn-helix transcriptional regulator: MTNPLALDHQVCFALYSASRATTAAYRAMLDDLGITYPQYLVLLTLWERDGRGVRDICEALDLDTGTLSPLLKRLEGSGLIERRRLSTDERRVEIHLTEAGATLRSKAEDIPARLAEATGLSLSELGELREVLVRLGKTLQSSNAHSDGKKKP, encoded by the coding sequence GTGACCAACCCGCTCGCCCTCGACCACCAGGTGTGCTTCGCCCTCTACTCGGCGTCGCGTGCCACCACCGCCGCTTACCGAGCCATGCTCGACGACCTGGGAATCACCTACCCCCAGTACCTCGTCCTGCTGACGCTCTGGGAACGCGACGGCCGGGGAGTTCGCGACATTTGCGAAGCACTCGATCTCGACACCGGCACCCTCTCGCCGCTTCTCAAGCGGCTCGAAGGTTCAGGACTGATCGAGCGTCGACGCCTCTCCACCGACGAGCGGCGCGTCGAAATCCACCTGACCGAGGCCGGCGCAACGCTGCGTTCCAAGGCGGAAGACATCCCGGCCAGGCTCGCAGAAGCTACCGGTCTGAGCCTGAGTGAACTCGGCGAACTCCGCGAGGTTCTGGTCCGACTCGGCAAAACACTTCAATCATCGAACGCACACTCCGACGGAAAGAAGAAGCCATGA
- a CDS encoding indolepyruvate ferredoxin oxidoreductase family protein, which yields MTELVSGVAQTKPYDLDDRYRSGSGPVLLTGVQAIARGFVEQHVRDIRAGKRIATFVSGYQGSPLGGVDKMLHGMPKVLAEHDITFVPGFNEELAATAVWGSQTDLPVGTATHDGVTGIWYGKGPGVDRATDAIRHANMYGVNPKGGVVLLVGDDPASKSSTVPAVSERSLAAMGVPVLFPRNAEEIITMGMHAVALSRVSGCVVALKIVADVADGAWTVDGSIADFDIVVPEVQFEGKPFVYKQRQMAAPPDSVIAEADLYGPRWDLVHAYGAANNLDVIEVDPSGAKIGIAATGTTFDSVRQALADLGVDDEALHRAGIRLFRIGMPYPVVGDTVREFAAGLEQIIVVEDKTAFIEAQIREILYGVDDAPRIIGKRDGQGRLLMPASGELTAGRLLAPLRRVLKPHVELKRTLPAPLSLNVLSAKRTAYFCSGCPHNRSTAIPEGSIGGGGIGCHTLVTMSGREDSAVTGLTQMGGEGSQWIGQAPFTDVPHLFQNVGDGTFFHSGQLAVQACIAAGVNITYKLLYNEVVAMTGAQDAEGALSVAQLSHKLTTEGVKAIIICADDPARHSKRALAKGTKLWHRDRLDEAQKELREIKGVTVLIYDQHCAADARRQRKRGTLPTRNTRVVINEAVCEGCGDCGVKSNCLSVQPVDTEFGRKTKIDQTSCNTDYTCLDGDCPSFVTVELVPGKKAPKVVRPQPPVVLDPEFGPLTATQNVFLAGIGGTGIVTVNQVLATAALRAGLEVESLDQIGLSQKAGPVVSHLRFSEGALEPSNRLTPGSANCIVAFDLLTATDNKNLEYGNHESTISIASTSQTPTGDMVYDKAVRYPEETSLLARLDKVSRTLRSFDALAAAQELFGNTAAANFLLIGAAYQSGGLRLPAESIEEAIGINGVAVESNIAAFRWGRVAIADPAAFEAVITPAKSVRAPVVVPAHVFAGTSLTGETLRLVELRAAQLIEFQSVKVAKRYIDQVQAVWTAERAATERTDFSEAVARGLFKFTAYKDEYEVARMLVDPAFIEDVKSQVPAGENLTYKLHPPILKVMGRKKKIGLGPKSHVALKVLAKGKKLRGTKLDPFGYMHVRKIERELLAQYECLIGDLSSTLAADGYARAVEIAGLPDMVRGYEDVKLGNIELYKERLRELGITA from the coding sequence ATGACTGAACTGGTGTCGGGCGTAGCCCAGACCAAGCCCTACGACCTCGATGATCGGTACCGGTCGGGATCGGGCCCGGTGTTGCTCACCGGTGTTCAGGCAATTGCACGCGGGTTCGTCGAACAGCACGTCCGCGACATCCGTGCGGGTAAGCGCATCGCTACCTTCGTCTCCGGATATCAAGGCAGCCCGTTGGGTGGCGTCGACAAGATGCTTCACGGAATGCCCAAGGTCCTGGCGGAACACGACATCACGTTTGTTCCCGGATTCAACGAGGAACTCGCTGCCACTGCGGTCTGGGGAAGCCAGACCGATCTGCCAGTGGGCACAGCAACACACGACGGTGTCACAGGAATTTGGTACGGCAAGGGGCCCGGCGTCGACCGCGCGACCGACGCCATCCGCCACGCAAACATGTACGGCGTCAACCCCAAAGGGGGAGTGGTGCTGCTGGTCGGTGACGACCCGGCATCCAAGTCGTCGACGGTTCCCGCAGTGAGTGAACGCTCTCTCGCCGCAATGGGAGTGCCGGTTCTGTTCCCCCGCAATGCCGAAGAGATCATCACGATGGGCATGCATGCAGTTGCGCTCTCCCGTGTCTCGGGTTGTGTTGTGGCACTGAAGATTGTCGCGGACGTCGCAGACGGAGCCTGGACGGTGGACGGCAGCATCGCGGACTTCGACATCGTGGTCCCCGAGGTTCAGTTCGAGGGTAAGCCGTTTGTGTACAAGCAGCGGCAGATGGCAGCCCCGCCGGACAGTGTGATTGCCGAAGCCGATTTGTACGGCCCGCGTTGGGATCTGGTTCACGCGTACGGCGCCGCCAACAATCTCGACGTCATCGAGGTTGATCCCTCCGGTGCAAAGATCGGTATCGCGGCCACCGGAACCACATTCGATTCCGTGCGTCAGGCTCTCGCAGACCTGGGCGTCGACGATGAAGCTTTGCACCGCGCCGGAATTCGTTTGTTCCGTATCGGCATGCCGTACCCGGTCGTCGGAGACACGGTGCGCGAGTTCGCCGCCGGACTCGAACAGATCATCGTGGTCGAAGACAAAACTGCGTTCATCGAGGCGCAGATCCGCGAAATCCTGTACGGCGTCGACGACGCTCCCCGGATTATCGGCAAGCGCGATGGTCAAGGTCGCCTTCTCATGCCTGCCAGCGGCGAACTTACCGCCGGCCGGCTACTGGCCCCGCTGCGCCGGGTGCTGAAGCCGCACGTCGAACTCAAGCGCACCCTTCCCGCTCCCTTGTCGCTGAATGTCCTCTCCGCCAAGCGAACCGCGTACTTCTGCAGCGGGTGCCCCCATAACCGATCCACCGCGATCCCCGAGGGTTCCATCGGCGGTGGCGGAATCGGTTGCCATACCTTGGTCACGATGTCCGGACGTGAGGACAGTGCAGTCACCGGGCTGACCCAGATGGGCGGCGAGGGTAGTCAGTGGATCGGTCAGGCCCCTTTCACCGACGTACCGCACCTGTTTCAGAATGTCGGCGACGGAACCTTCTTCCACTCGGGCCAGTTGGCGGTCCAGGCGTGCATTGCTGCCGGTGTGAACATCACCTACAAGTTGCTCTACAACGAGGTAGTGGCAATGACCGGCGCGCAGGATGCGGAAGGTGCGCTCTCCGTTGCACAGCTCAGCCACAAGTTGACCACCGAAGGTGTCAAAGCGATCATCATCTGCGCCGACGATCCCGCGCGGCACAGCAAACGGGCTTTGGCCAAGGGCACCAAGCTCTGGCATCGTGATCGTCTCGACGAGGCGCAGAAGGAACTCCGCGAGATCAAGGGCGTCACGGTTCTGATCTACGACCAGCACTGTGCAGCCGACGCGCGTCGTCAGCGTAAGCGCGGCACTCTGCCGACGCGCAACACCCGTGTTGTCATCAACGAAGCAGTGTGTGAAGGCTGTGGCGACTGCGGCGTCAAGTCCAACTGCCTGTCGGTTCAGCCGGTGGACACGGAATTCGGCCGCAAGACGAAGATCGATCAGACATCCTGCAACACCGACTACACGTGCCTCGACGGCGATTGCCCGTCCTTCGTGACCGTGGAGTTGGTTCCGGGCAAGAAGGCGCCCAAGGTAGTTCGCCCGCAGCCGCCGGTTGTCCTCGACCCGGAGTTCGGTCCACTCACGGCTACGCAGAACGTGTTTCTCGCGGGTATCGGCGGCACGGGCATCGTGACCGTCAACCAGGTATTGGCAACGGCGGCACTGCGCGCCGGACTCGAGGTTGAAAGTTTGGACCAGATCGGACTGAGTCAGAAGGCCGGACCCGTTGTCTCCCACCTACGTTTCAGTGAGGGAGCACTCGAACCGTCCAACCGACTTACTCCCGGCAGTGCCAACTGCATCGTTGCGTTCGATCTACTGACCGCGACGGACAACAAGAACCTCGAATACGGAAACCACGAATCGACCATCTCCATCGCGTCGACGTCGCAGACTCCCACCGGCGACATGGTGTACGACAAGGCTGTTCGCTACCCCGAAGAGACATCTCTTCTGGCTCGCCTGGACAAGGTATCGCGGACCCTGCGCTCCTTCGACGCATTGGCCGCGGCGCAGGAGTTGTTCGGTAACACCGCTGCTGCCAACTTCTTGTTGATCGGCGCGGCCTACCAGAGCGGTGGACTCCGTCTGCCAGCCGAGTCGATCGAAGAAGCAATCGGAATCAATGGTGTTGCGGTGGAGTCGAATATCGCAGCGTTCCGCTGGGGCCGCGTCGCAATCGCCGACCCCGCTGCATTCGAAGCCGTCATCACGCCGGCCAAGTCCGTTCGGGCACCGGTTGTCGTACCGGCACATGTATTCGCCGGAACAAGCCTCACGGGAGAAACACTTCGATTGGTGGAACTGCGTGCAGCACAGTTGATCGAGTTCCAGTCCGTCAAGGTTGCGAAGCGTTACATCGACCAAGTTCAAGCCGTCTGGACTGCTGAGCGCGCTGCAACCGAGCGAACCGACTTCAGTGAAGCGGTCGCCCGCGGTCTGTTCAAGTTCACTGCCTACAAGGACGAGTACGAAGTTGCTCGGATGCTGGTTGACCCCGCCTTCATCGAGGACGTCAAGTCGCAGGTTCCGGCCGGGGAGAACCTGACCTACAAGCTCCACCCGCCGATTCTCAAGGTGATGGGACGCAAGAAGAAGATCGGCCTCGGACCCAAGTCGCATGTGGCACTGAAAGTTCTGGCAAAGGGCAAGAAGCTTCGCGGCACCAAGCTCGATCCCTTCGGCTACATGCATGTCCGCAAGATCGAGCGTGAACTGCTGGCTCAGTACGAGTGCCTGATCGGTGACCTGTCCAGCACACTTGCTGCCGACGGGTACGCCCGCGCAGTGGAAATCGCAGGGCTGCCCGACATGGTTCGCGGCTACGAGGACGTCAAGCTCGGAAACATCGAGCTGTACAAGGAGCGTCTGCGTGAACTCGGTATCACCGCCTAG
- a CDS encoding TMEM175 family protein, translating into MAETAERTRYFERYVTFIDAIAAIAITLLVLPLVELTSDHDGTTAELLREHAAQFYAFGLSFLVIFRFWWSQHRLLRFVIDGDAAVVRSLALWALTIVFLPFPTALVATASVETTTRALYIGTMAVSAGCLAVMAWGLDRKPELSEGDASSSVAATTVTTLILVVALLISVLIPATTYYPLLLLLVSTPLEKLWKRLASGAQRD; encoded by the coding sequence ATGGCAGAGACTGCAGAACGGACACGTTACTTCGAACGGTACGTCACCTTCATCGATGCAATTGCGGCAATCGCGATCACCCTGCTGGTGCTTCCGCTGGTCGAATTGACCAGCGATCACGACGGTACGACAGCGGAACTACTTCGGGAGCATGCGGCTCAGTTCTATGCCTTCGGACTCAGTTTTCTGGTCATCTTTCGGTTTTGGTGGTCTCAGCATCGGTTACTTCGCTTCGTGATCGACGGCGACGCAGCCGTGGTTCGGAGCTTGGCGCTCTGGGCGCTGACAATCGTCTTCCTGCCGTTTCCCACAGCTTTGGTGGCTACGGCATCCGTGGAGACGACAACGAGGGCGCTGTATATCGGGACGATGGCGGTCAGCGCGGGATGTCTCGCGGTGATGGCTTGGGGCCTGGATCGGAAGCCGGAGCTGAGTGAAGGCGATGCGTCGTCAAGCGTTGCAGCGACGACAGTCACGACGTTGATCCTCGTTGTGGCGCTGCTGATCAGCGTGCTGATTCCCGCCACGACTTACTACCCGTTGCTGTTGCTCCTGGTTTCGACGCCACTCGAGAAGCTCTGGAAACGATTGGCTTCGGGTGCACAACGCGATTGA